Genomic DNA from Haloplanus sp. HW8-1:
GTATATGTCCGCGGCCGCCGAAGACGACGCCATGGCGACGATCAAGGACAGCGTCCACGACCACATCGAGGTGACGGGCGTCGCCGAGGCGCTCTTGGACACGCCGGCGATGCAGCGGCTCCGTCGGATCCGCCAGCTCGGGACCGTCTCGCTGGTCTACCCGTCCGCCAACCACACGCGGTTCGAACACAGTCTCGGGGTCTATCACCTCGCCTCGGAGGCGCTCGACCACCTCGGCGTCGCGGGGCAGACGGCCGAACGGATCCGCGCCGCCGCCCTCCTGCACGACGTGGGGCACCCACCGTTCAGCCACAACGTCGAACGTCTGCTCTACCGGTACACGGGAAAGTACCACGACGACGTGACCGACCTCATCGCGAGCGGACAAGTGGGCGCGGTTCTCCGGGAGCACGACCTCGATCCGGCGGCCGTCGCGGCCCTCGTGGCCGGCGAGGGCCGATACGGCCAACTCGTCTCCGGCGAACTGGACGTGGATCGGATGGATTACCTGGTTCGCGACGCCCACCACACTGGCGTGCCGTACGGAACCATCGACCACGGTCGGCTGATCCGGGAACTCGCCTTTCGGGACGGCGAACTCGTCATCGGCGAGGGAAACGTCCAGACCGCCGAGAGCCTCCTACTCGCCCGGGCGCTGATGAACCCGACGGTCTACCAACACCACGTCGCGCGCATCGGCAAGGCGATGCTCCGGCGGGCGACCGAGCGACTCGTCGAGGACGCCGACTACGACCCCGGGACCGTGCGTCGCTGGGACGACGCCGACCTGTTGGTCGCGCTCCGGCGGACGGACGCCACCGCCGACCTGGCGGACCGTCTCTCGACGCGTGACCTCTACAAGCGGGCAGTGTGGGCCGAACTCGACGACGTCCCCGACTCGTTGCGCGAGGCAGACCACGAGCGAATCGGAGACCTCGAACGCGAGGTGGCGGCGGGAGCCGACCTGGATCCAGGATCGGTGATCGTCGACGTGCCGCCGCCGCCGGAGATTCGCGAGTCGTCGTCACGGGTCGTCGTCAACGGCGAGATCCGTCGGCTGGACCGGCAGTCACCGCTGGTGTCCGCGCTCCGGACCGCCGGTCGCAACCAGTGGCGCCTCGGGGTCTACGCCCCGGCCGAGGCCGTCGACCGCGTAGGTCGGACGGCCGCCCGGACGCTCGGACTCGACGTCGACGGCGCACTCGTCTCGGAAGTCCGCCGTGGTCTCGACGCGACGCTCGACGAGTTCGGGTAGTTTCAAGACCCGCGCACGCCCCACTGGACGTATGCAAATCGAGGGTATCGTCCTCCGGGGTCGCGGGTTCGACCCGGTCGAGGGCCGGGTCGTCGTCGAGGACGGCGAGATCGTCGCCGTCGAGGAGACGACCACCGACAGCGACGACATCGTCTGTCCGGCGTTCGTCAACGCCCACACGCACCTCGGCGACTCCATCGCCAAGGAGGCCGGTAGCGGCCTCTCGCTCGACGAACTCGTGGCGCCCCCGGACGGCCTCAAACACCGCCTCCTCCGGGCGGCCACCGACGCCGAAAAGATCACCGCCATGCGTCGGTCGCTCCGCTTCATGCAGCGGTCCGGCACGACCGCGACCGTCGAGTTCCGGGAAGGTGGCGCCGACGGCGTCCGGGCCATCCGGCGCGCGCTCGACGGCCTCGACGTCGACGCGGTCGTCCTCGGTCGCGAGACGGTGGCGGCGATGCACGAGTCCGACGGCTTCGGCGCAAGCGGCGCCCGCGACGCCGACTTCACGAGCGAACGCGCCGCGACCCGCGAGGCCGGCAAACCGTTCGGCATCCACGCCGGCGAGCGAGATCCGACCGACCTCACCCCGGCGCTCGACCTCGATCCCACCTTCCTCGTTCACGTCGTCCACCCCGAACCGGACCACCTCGACCGGATCGAACGCGAGGGCGTCCCCGTGGTCGTCTGCCCGCGGTCGAACCTCGTCACCGGCGTGGGAACCCCGCCCATCGCCGACCTGCTCGACCGGACGAGCGTCGCGCTGGGGACGGACAACGTCATGCTCAACAGCCCCTCGATGTTTCGCGAGATGGAGTTCGCCGCGAAGGTCGGCGGCGTCGACGCCCGCGACGTCCTGCGGATGGCGACGGTCGCCGGCGCCGACCTCGTCGGCCTCGACTGCGGGGTGATCGAACCCGGCCGCCCGGCGAAACTGCTCGTCCTCGACGGCGACTCCGACAACCTCGCCGGCGTCCGCGACCCCGTCCGAGCGGTCGTCCGTCGGGCAGGGGTCGACGACGTCCAGCGGGTCGTCCTGTAGTCGCCGCTCAGTCGGGGGTGCGCCGCAACACCGCTTCGGGGAACTCAGCCTGCCACTCCTCGTTGTCGGCCGCCGCGACCTCGTAGATCCGTTCGAGTTCCGACACCGGGTCCTCGTGATCGTCGACCCTGAGGTCGTTCTGCAGGGCCGGCGTGTCGGGGTGGTAGACCTTGAGCGCCGCGCTCTGGGCGGTCTCGGCGCGCTTGTCGCCGCCGGCCTCCTCCCCGGCGCGGAGCGCCGAGAGCAACTGCTCGGCGAGGG
This window encodes:
- a CDS encoding HD domain-containing protein, producing the protein MATIKDSVHDHIEVTGVAEALLDTPAMQRLRRIRQLGTVSLVYPSANHTRFEHSLGVYHLASEALDHLGVAGQTAERIRAAALLHDVGHPPFSHNVERLLYRYTGKYHDDVTDLIASGQVGAVLREHDLDPAAVAALVAGEGRYGQLVSGELDVDRMDYLVRDAHHTGVPYGTIDHGRLIRELAFRDGELVIGEGNVQTAESLLLARALMNPTVYQHHVARIGKAMLRRATERLVEDADYDPGTVRRWDDADLLVALRRTDATADLADRLSTRDLYKRAVWAELDDVPDSLREADHERIGDLEREVAAGADLDPGSVIVDVPPPPEIRESSSRVVVNGEIRRLDRQSPLVSALRTAGRNQWRLGVYAPAEAVDRVGRTAARTLGLDVDGALVSEVRRGLDATLDEFG
- a CDS encoding amidohydrolase family protein, producing MQIEGIVLRGRGFDPVEGRVVVEDGEIVAVEETTTDSDDIVCPAFVNAHTHLGDSIAKEAGSGLSLDELVAPPDGLKHRLLRAATDAEKITAMRRSLRFMQRSGTTATVEFREGGADGVRAIRRALDGLDVDAVVLGRETVAAMHESDGFGASGARDADFTSERAATREAGKPFGIHAGERDPTDLTPALDLDPTFLVHVVHPEPDHLDRIEREGVPVVVCPRSNLVTGVGTPPIADLLDRTSVALGTDNVMLNSPSMFREMEFAAKVGGVDARDVLRMATVAGADLVGLDCGVIEPGRPAKLLVLDGDSDNLAGVRDPVRAVVRRAGVDDVQRVVL